The nucleotide sequence GTCGACCGACTCCAGGATCTGGTCGACCAGGTTCTCGGGACTGGAGGAGGCCGGGGAGCCGCGGGCCGCGCCCGGGCCGGGCTTGGGGGGCTGGGCCGGCGGGTACAGTCTGTTGGGGCAGGGCCCCGAAGGGGGCGACGACGGGGAGGTGCCGAAGGCCCCAGCGGGCCCCGGACCGGGCGTGTCGGCGAAGCCCTGGGGCTCGGGGCAGGACGTCATCTCGGAGACCGAGTGCCGCCGGATGCCCGTGCCGCCTGCCGCCGCGCCCTCGGCCTCATGCTCCGCCACGGGGTTCAGCAGCGGCGTGTTGTAGCTCTTGGAGCGCACCACCGGGTTCTTGGCCAGGACGTCCCCGGAGCGGGAGCGCCGCAGGTAGTGCTTCTCTGCGGAGAGACAGGCGGAGAGGGCGTTATGAGGCATGGCCGGCCAGGCGCGGGGCAGTCCCGGCTCCCGCACCCACCGCGCGCCCGGCTCTGCACCAGGCTCCGCTCCAGGGAGGGGAGTCGGGGCCCCGCCCCCGCGGACCCTGTGGCCatcctgggggcgggggcgggggtgggggggtgggtcccctcctcctctcctggggCCGCCCCCCTCAGCCTGGACGGGGCGGGGCTCGACGGAATCGCCCAAACGTCCCGACCGCAGGAAGTCACCAGGTCCAAGCACTTGTTACACGCCAGCACCTACCCAGGCAGACAGAGCCCAGACCCTCAGAGCTGCGgtcctactgtgtgtgtgtgtgtgtgttggggggagacTAGAAACCCCTTCTGGGGGCCACAGCTCAGGCAGCGGCAAACACTGAAATGGGGCAGAGgatgagggcagggctgggctttATTCTTAACCCCGGGGAGAGGACGGCCATGGGGGCGGGGCTCAGGCTCCCCAGCTCAGGACCTGCGGTTCCACGCAGCGACCACCAGGTGGCAGGGCTGAGCGTAGCCAGCGGCCCAGGGGGGCCATTCCTGGACCACGGGAGACAGGCTTCTCCCTGGCCTGGCAGGGGTCTCGGGGTCCAGGGCCGCAGGAGCTGGGGCGGCTCAAAGTTTTCCTCCAGCTTCTGGGGCCCACCTAAGCGGAGGCATGCCGCTGGGCAGGTTTCAGACCTGCAGGTGGATGGGCCCTCTGGACGTACGTCATCCCAGGCCTGGGTCCTCCCTGCCCTTGAGCCCCCTGGCCTTCCCTGAGCGCCTCACCCATGGCGTGGGGCACTTCATGTCACCTGGCAGGGGTCACCTTGGGCACTCATCTGGGGATGGTTTACTCACTTGTCTGCGTCCCTGGCGGCAAGAACCCTTGACAGTGGGTGTGGTCCCCCTGAACCCCAGGACCAACAGCAGAAGCTGGCACCCAGCATGTGCTCAGCTGACAGTGCTGACTGAACCAAGGGGCCCAGCAGCCCCAGGACGCCCAGGCATGCCCAACCCATAATCCCTCCACACCCCCCGGGAGCCCCCAAATAAGCTTGGATTTCTTGGGCTCTGGGCCATTGCACGTGCTGGGCCTCGTGAAACCCCGACCCCAGGACTGAGCACGGACGCGACTTCTGTGGGGGATCCAGGGGCCTCTGGGGGGCTCTCAGAGGAGCCACGGCAACACCACGAATGCTGTGTGCCCACCAGGGCAGCCTTAAAGGAGGGACCCCCAGGTGACCCACCCTGTGTGCCCAGTgacctgcatgccacatggccagTGGGTACTCGGGGCAGACCTGCTACGTCTGCACCTCTGATTCGGTCTGGCCTTTCACCAGAGGCCGGGGTTCCCAGGCAGAGGTGTGGATGGGGGCAGGGGCCACCCCGCCCTCCACCCCAGGCCCAGGCGACCCCTACCCAGGATGCAGGAGTGTGTGAAGGCCCCCTCGCCAGAGTAGAGGCCGTAGGTGCCCAGGTAGGGCGACACCACCTTCTGGATCAGCGTCTCCAGGCGCAGGTAGTCCTTCGTCACGCCCCGGGACTCGTGCACCCCCTgcgagagggagagggcaggaaggtCACTGGTCAGCCTGTCACTCCCAGCCGAGCCAGGCGCAGCTCAGAGGCCACCACGAACGGCCCGACCCACCCCCTCTCCCCGGTCCTGGCCCCCATGGTAAGGGCCACTGCACCCTCCCTTTCCAGGCGTCTCTCCAGTTGGAACCTCTGAGCCGCTTCCTGCTTCAACGCCCTCGTGGGGGCCCACTGCACACAGCAGCCGGTGTGGCTGGGAGGCTGAGATGTCCATGGAAAAGGCTCTAAGGCCAAATCAGGACAGGTACCCTGAACCCCCACCCGCACAGCTGTGTACCCCTTCTGTGAGCTGGCTTCCCAGAGGCTCTGGGCAGTCACTGGGCCAAGCTCATTGCCGGGGCCCCCTACCTCACCCACTTGTCCCAGGGAGCACTGCAGGCAGGCAAGGCTGCCCCCAGGGGCGGGGCCAGGTCCAGGTCCGCATCCAAGCTGGGCGGTCAAGCCCTGCCCATCTGATAGCACCATCCATCCCCCTCCCACGCTGCCAGGTCCTGTCTAGCTCCTCCCAACACTTCCCCTCACTCGGAGCTTTGAAGGGCTCTCCACCTGCTCCCATTTCATTGGAACCAAGGCCTGAGCATTGAGGCTGCCCACAGGACAGCCTTGGTCTTGCCCACAGCTGTGAGCCCCGGCAGAGGGCTGGGCACACAGCAGGATTTAGTGAGCTTAATGAAGGATGTTTCCGAATGAATGGATCATTCTCAAAGGACTGCCGGCAGTTAAGAAACAGGACATACCCAGGTTAACATTAAATGATGGTTTAAAACAGGAACAGAATACAGCTCTATGCTGCCTATGAGAAAGCCACTTAAAGGATAGAGACATGCAGATGAGAAACGAGGGAACGCAGGAGATTAAACGTGTTAACAGATCACAGCTCACCGACCACGGCAGGGAAAGCCGTGTCAATTTCAGACAGGACCGACTTCAGGCCAAAGAACTTTGGCAGGAATAAGGAAGATCGTGAACTAACAATAAAGAGGTTGATTCTCCAAGTTGATACAACAGTCTCTAATGTGAACACACCTAACAACAGAACAGGAGACTACGGAGGCCAGAAGTGGTGGGGCTGCAAGAAGCAGAGAAATCCATGCCCACAGCTAGAGACTCCGCACTGGGCTCAGAAACAGATGCAGCAGAGAAACCCAGGAAGGATGCAGACAGACTCAACACCACCATCAACCAACCGATACAATCGACATCTATGGACAACTTTGTCCAACAGCAGAAtccacattcttctcaagctcacatggGGCATTCTCTAAAACAGACCATACtctgggccataaaacacacCTCGACACATTTGTAAGGACATAAATCAACGTCTACTCTCAGACCACAGAAGAACTAAACCAGAAACAGAATAACCGATAATCTCCAAATACACGGAGATTAAACAACTCACTTCTAATTAACAcgtgggtcaaagaagaaatctcaagacctatttttaaatattttgaattaaatgaaaacGTAACAGCCAAATTTATGGGCTGCAtcaaaagcagtgcttagagggaaatttaaagtactgaatggatacattagaaaataaaaaaagcctAAAATCGATTGTCTAAGCTTCCATCTTAGGAAACTAGAAACAGAAGCACAAGCTCAATCCAAGgtaagcaggaaaaaagaaatagagcagAAGTCAGTGAAACGGAAAACAAAAATGGGTAGAGAAAACCAACAAACCCAAagctttgaaaagatcaataaaatccACAAGCCTCTAGCCAAGCTACTGAAGAAcgaaagagaagataaaaatgactaatatcagaaatgaaagagggaaggacttcccaagtgggtccagtgcttaagactctgctttcaaggcaggaggcatgggttcagtccttggttggggaactaaggttctGCATGCCAAATCCCAAAcgaaagcaaacaaacagaaactcccacaaataaacagacaaaacgaagaaatgaaagaaggaacgTCTTATTACAGACCCCAGAGTGACgtgcgctcagtcctgtctgactctctgcgaccccatggacagaggagcctggcaggctacagttccgactcagggatggaacctgcattggcaggcgggttcttcaccactgagccacctgggaagccctgtggatGCCCCCGGAAGTCATCCAGATGAACATGGAGGAActgtccctgccccccaccacatCACCGTGAGTGAGGATGTTACTGGTGAGCTGTGCTGGCCGTTGCACAAACCGTATGTCCCTTCATCCCCAGGACTTGGTTATGAAGCCTGGTCTCTGCTCCCCACTGCACAGTAAGGAAACGGGGCACCGGGGCTGCGTTATTTGGGTGAGCTCAGGTGCAGGGCttcttccccggtggctcagacggtaaagaatctgctgccatgtgggagacctgggttcaatccctgggttgggaagatgccctggagaagggtatggcaactcactccagtattcttgcctggagaatccccatggacagaggagcctggcgggctacagtctgtggggttgcagagtcggacacgactgctaTTCAGCTTCCAGGACCCCGTGAAAAGGAACTGTGACTCTGCAGGTGGAACTCAGTAGGCTGGGGAACTCAGTGCACTTGGAGAACACAGTAGGCCCTCAACACACGCTGACCAGGTCCATCTGGGGCTTGAAAACTGGAGTCAAGTTCACCACGGGGCTGGGACAAGGCCATGCAAAGTGGAGGCCAAGACAAGGGCAAAGCGCCGAGGCTGGTGTGCGGATGGCAGCCAGGCAGGGCAGGATGACGCTGGGGGAAAACGGGCCCAAGCCCAGAAGCTGCAGGAGGCAACAGGGACCACCAGGGGTCAGCACTGCCCTGGCCTGGCCCCCACCCAGGGGCTGCTCCTGGGATCacagtgaaggcactcagtcgtgtccgactttttaccaccccgtggactgtagcccaccaggctcctccatccatgggattctccaggcaagaaaactggagtgggttgccatctccttctccaggggatctttgcaacccagggattgagcccgggtctcccgcactgcaggcagacctctttaccgtcagagccaccagggaagccctcctggcattaaaaaaaaaaaaaagcaaaggttaGTCCcacagtctgactctttgcaatcccacggacgaCTGCcagcctggctcctttgtccatgggattttccaggcaagaatactggagtgggttgccatttccttctccaggggatcttcccaacccagggatcgaacctgggtcttctgcattgcaagcagattctttaccaactgagccactagggaagcctgggatCAAGGTGACACCTTATTCCTCGGCTAGAAATACCAGCGTCGTCACTTCCTGCCCCCAAGAACAAGCGCCATGGAGGACTCGACACCTTTCTTCCCATCATCCTTGAACTTGCCCCCAGGGAGGTGGTCCTACTCCATCACACAGATGAGGAGACAGGCTGAGATGCAAAGTCCCTCCAGCTGCTCCCTGCCCCTCGCCCACCCGGGGCAAcccagccagttcagttcagtcgctcagtcgtgtctgactctgcgaccccacagactgcggcatgccaggcctccctgtccatcgccaactcccggagcttgctcaaactcatgtccatccagttggtgatgccatccaaccatctcatcctctatcgtccccttggATCAagagccccacccatcaacagaaaccCAGCCGGGTTGGACCTAAATCCCTCTGAAATCCCGACTGCAGGCCTGGCACCCTGCTTCACTGCCAGGACAACCAGCTCCCACCGAGAGTAGCCCCTGGACCCTTCAGCCCCCAAGGTTCATCAGCCCCTTCCTGCTATGCAATCTTCAACCAGCTGCCCTGGGTCTCGCCGCTGACCAGCCTCACAGACCCTAATTTAGGAGGACTCGCACGTGCACGCCTGGGTTCAGGACAGTGAACTGGGTTTGGAGCCTGTCCGCCTCGGGCGAGCAAGGACTCTTCTTTTCCCTGTGAGCCTGTGAGGGCGGGTGGTTGATGGTGCTCCCCCCGAGCTGTGACAGCGAGCTAAGCTGGCTTACTCTAGGGTGCTGTGCTCACCACAGGCTGTGGCGGTTTGCAGAAAGGTCCAACAGGAAGGTCTGGAATTGCtgtggggagtgggaggtggtGGCCCCCAGCCCCACCGCCGGATGGGGGCATGTTGGGGCTCAACCACGGGGACACTCTGTCCGCACACCCCGGCTCCCTGCGGGGTCCCAGGCtggcctcctcctctgccccGGCAGCTTCCTCTCCCTCCCAGGTTCTTCCCGAGGGTCCCTGCTTGGTGGGTCTCACATGGACAAGAACAGGCTCTGTCCCCAGGGAGCCTGCCCCAGCGCCCGAGGCCCCACCCACCTGCAGCACCAGCAGCATCTGCACGATGGCGGGGGGCACACGGGCGTGGGCCCGGGCCAGCGCGTCCTCCAGCTTCACGCCCAGGGTGATGGTGTTCCGAAAGTGCAGCAGGGCCAGCTGGCGCACCGACGGCTCCTTGCCCTGCAGACACGCGGCCGCCGCTGTCACCGAGTCCCGCAAGACACTGGGACGGACCCGCTGACCCCAGGCCCCCGtccaccctgccctcctccccagacGACCCTTGTTCCGAGGAGACAGGGCCCCACGTGGCTTCCTCGGAAGAGGGAGGGGTGACCGTCACACACAGAGACCCTCCTTCGTGTGGGCTACCGAGCATTGCGCAGGTCTTCCTGGGGTCCTGGGGAGGCGGCTGCCTTCCGTCCATCTCGGGAGGGGGCGGTGTGCGCAGGTGCAGGCAGCCCACAGAGAGCGGAGGCGCGCCCACCCCCAGGTCCCGGCCGCTCACCTGCACGGGGTAGAAGACCGCCTGCAGGGTGGGCAGCACGTCGCTGAAGAAGAAGTCCCAGGTCTCCGCCAGCGAGTCCAGCAGCTTCTGTCCTGTGGGCACAGGGACCGTCACCACCACCCCAAGGGCGCCGGCAGACGCTTCCTGTCTTCCCAGGTCACGCATCACCTCCTCGCACCCGGGGGAGGGCATGGTCCCGGAGCTGACGCAGGGCTCTGGAGGTCCCTTCCGCCCCACCCCCGCTGGGGCAATAGAGCGGGGACCCCCTGCTTCTCCTCccggtgcctcagtttccccacaaaAACAatggggcttggggtgggggctgccctgTGGCCCAGGGCATGGGGCTctgagctcccactgcagggggtgtgggtttgatccctggttggggaactgaaattTGCAAACTGTGAGGTGCTggtggctgggggcgggggctgtTAATGCTCCTCTCCCAGAGCTGATGGAAGGAAGCCAGACAAAGCAGGGCCTGGGGCAGAGagggtatgggtgtgtgtgtgtgttcctgtttGCACCACACACAAGCCCCCGGGTGCTCCACTCACACGCTCGTCTCATCCACTGCCCCCCAGCACCCTGTCTATCTCCCCCAACAGACACTCACAAGGCACCTATACTTTGCCAGGCCTGGCACCAGGGACCCAGCTAAGCCCCTAACTGCCCGAGTCCCACCACGGTGACAGACAGCAGCAATCGGGGCTGGgagcggtgggggtggggagtgaccCCACCAGGCAGATGAAGAGTTAGGCTTCGGAGAGGGTCTCTCCCTCCAGGGCCCGCGTCCCCACCACCTGGGGCTGCCTAGGGTGGGCCCTGGGGAGCCAGGATGACGGCCTTCAACAGCTGAAACCCGTCCCAGGCAGGAGGGAGTCaggcagggagggcttcctggaggaggtgctaGCCGAGGGTCTGCCTGGTGCCCTGACACCCTCGGCAGAGAAACCATGGAGGCAGACGTGTGGGAAGCAGGCGTTTGGACAACGGGAAGGAGCAACGCCAGCCACAGGTGGACAGACCCTCAGGGGAGGGACATTTTGAGGTGCCCCCGCGCTGGCTCTGGGCATCCCCAGGAAATGCCAAGTGCTGAACCCTTAGCCCTTCTGCCTGGAACGAGCAGAGAGCCGGGGTGAAAGCTGCCGGCTCAGGACGAGCAGGCCGCTGGGGTGTGTCGCTGAGGCCTCTGCTGCTGGCCAGGACCCCCAGCGGGAAGCCAGACCAGCTGTCGGCTGGGGACACACGGGTGTGGTGGGTCGGTGTCCTTGGGAGCCGAGTGGCCAGGGCTGCAGATTGCAGGTTGGCCAATCTCCCAGACCACACCACCCACGCCTGGCTCCTGGAGGTTTCCCTGGGAACCAGGTTGGTGAAGGGCCCTTGCCTTTTCAGTTCCCTTTCCCTGCATTCTGGGGTGCCCCCCCCAACCTGTGAAGTCCCCCAGACTGCGGAGATGTCAGGCTCGGAGAGGGCAGCTTGGCGGGGGGAGGGTGACcgtggggaggagggggtctCTGCATATGACCCGTCTGCCTGGTGGCCAGCTCCCAGTCTTCCCCGGGGGCTCCACGGCGGGCTGCCTGGAACCCAGGACGGTGGGTGCCCACCCCCTAAGGAGCTTGGCCTGCACACAAAGGTCCCTTGAGGTCCCTGCCGTCGCCGGCGAGAAGAAAGGCGGCTCAGTTCCCCGGCGGCCGTGGGGCGGCTCTGGGCGTGCGCCAGCCCGGCGTCTGGCGGAAACGCAGGGGAAAAGGAGATCTTGTAAAACCGAGCACGGTCCCGAGCAGAGCTGCACGCAGACCAGGGGTCAGGAGGCTCAGCCCCGTCTCTTGGCTGGGTGCTGTGCTGCCCGGGgactgggggcgggggtgctggGGTTGTCAGTGGTGAGGCAGGCACGTGGCGTTAAAGCCCGGCCCCGGGGGGCCCCCATCAGTGCAAGCCTCAGTGTGGTCCTCTGCGAAATGGGCGTGATCCGTGTGTCCACACTCAGTAGGCTAAGCGCTGCCATGTAGCAGGCACTCGCTGTTAGCCTGACGCTGACTGGTGGGCCTCTGTGGTTCGCAACCAACCCAGCAGGACCAGGACTGCCCAGGGGTTGGACAGCCCTTGAGCCGGTTCTGGGATGGGGGTTTGGTCAGCCTATTTGCCTTCCTTTGGTTTGATCGTGCAGGCCCCAGAGACAGAGACGGGCCGGGCTGACCTCAGCTCAGGTCTCAGCCCGAGGCAGTGAGACCCCGGGGACAGCTGCGACCCCAGGGCAGCTGGAAAGGCCACCACCGCAGGAGTTCAGAGGTGAGTGCATGAGGGTCACTGCAGTGGAGGTGGGTGACCTCTAACAGGCTGGGATTCCTGCAGGACAAGGCCGAGTCCAAGGCCTGGAGCCTGCGCAAGAGCCTCGGGTCCCCCTCAGAGACCCCGAGTGTCTGCCTGCTGAGAAGTGAGCCCGGCTGCAGCCGCGTCCTCGGATCTGTCACCGTCAATGTCTTCCCTGGAGGGAGGCTGCCATTTCAAGGCCCCTCGGGGCTTCCCACATTTCCAGGAATCAGTCTGCTCAGGAGCAACGTTCAAGGCCTCACTGGAGGCTGGAGTGGGCAGGTGGCAAGGTCCTGGGGCTGCCCCGTGTGGGGCCACCTGCCTCCCAGCAGAGGCATGGGCTGAGGACATGGTTGGCCACAGGGAGCAGTCTTTGGGACTTAAACTGGGGTAGaaggcagtggggtggggtgggctcccAAGGCTGCCTCTCGGGGTGTGGCTGGCCCCTGTCCCCACTGCGTGGGCTGAAGGAGGCCACATGTCCTCCTGAAAAGACCACATTTCAAGGCCTGACTCCATGCAGCCCTCCCTGACTGCCCGGTGGAGCCAACCCTCTCTTCCCCAGGGCCTCCCTTCCTCCTGACGCCGATCACACTGGACTGTCGCTGTCTGCTCCACATCTGTGTGCCCAGCTGGGCTGTGAGCCCCTGCCAGGCAGGGCCCAGGTCCACCTCCAGCTCCCCAGAGGCCCCCCGGGGCCTGACCTGTAGTGAGCGCGCTGATGGAGCCCGTCTGACCCCCACCGAGGTGGGGACAGAGGGAAACGACGCGTCTGTGGCTGGCTGGGGATTGCAGGCCGGGCCCTCTGGcccccagcctggggctctgtgcCGGTCCCCAAGGCCAGGGGAGGTTGGATGGCGTTAGTGCTCCCTGCTGGGTGGCCTGGTGGCCACGGCCACCATGGGCAAGACTCCACCAAGCTGCACAAAGCGCCTCTTCTCCAAAGGGCCCAGCTCCCTTGGGCCGGAGCTGGTGGGAGGGCAGGCATTGCTGGAATGTGCCGAGTCAGGAGAGGGCTATGGGAGGGCCCCTCCGCCAGCAAATCCTCCTGCTGGCTCaggtgccacctcctccaggaagcctgcccaGATCCCCAATGGCCTGTGCCTCTTGTCCCCACGTCTGTGGTTCTCACGGCCCTTCTCAGGCTCCTGCCTTGGCCGCTTCCACCTGACAGAGGCAGAGCTGGTGCAGAA is from Bubalus bubalis isolate 160015118507 breed Murrah chromosome 4, NDDB_SH_1, whole genome shotgun sequence and encodes:
- the PRR5 gene encoding proline-rich protein 5 isoform X2 — its product is MSSPSLSDLGKREPAAATAADERGTQQRRACANATWDSIHNGVIAVFQRKGLPDQELFSLNEGVRQLLKTELGSFFTEYLQGSDGISTWALQNQLLTKGMVILRDKIRFYEGQKLLDSLAETWDFFFSDVLPTLQAVFYPVQGKEPSVRQLALLHFRNTITLGVKLEDALARAHARVPPAIVQMLLVLQGVHESRGVTKDYLRLETLIQKVVSPYLGTYGLYSGEGAFTHSCILEKHYLRRSRSGDVLAKNPVVRSKSYNTPLLNPVAEHEAEGAAAGGTGIRRHSVSEMTSCPEPQGFADTPGPGPAGAFGTSPSSPPSGPCPNRLYPPAQPPKPGPGAARGSPASSSPENLVDQILESVDSDSEGIFIDFGRGGGSGTSEFDGAGGRQSVV
- the PRR5 gene encoding proline-rich protein 5 isoform X1; the encoded protein is MRTLRRLKFMSSPSLSDLGKREPAAATAADERGTQQRRACANATWDSIHNGVIAVFQRKGLPDQELFSLNEGVRQLLKTELGSFFTEYLQGSDGISTWALQNQLLTKGMVILRDKIRFYEGQKLLDSLAETWDFFFSDVLPTLQAVFYPVQGKEPSVRQLALLHFRNTITLGVKLEDALARAHARVPPAIVQMLLVLQGVHESRGVTKDYLRLETLIQKVVSPYLGTYGLYSGEGAFTHSCILEKHYLRRSRSGDVLAKNPVVRSKSYNTPLLNPVAEHEAEGAAAGGTGIRRHSVSEMTSCPEPQGFADTPGPGPAGAFGTSPSSPPSGPCPNRLYPPAQPPKPGPGAARGSPASSSPENLVDQILESVDSDSEGIFIDFGRGGGSGTSEFDGAGGRQSVV
- the PRR5 gene encoding proline-rich protein 5 isoform X3, encoding MRTLRRLKFMSSPSLSDLGKREPAAATAADERGTQQRRACANATWDSIHNGVIAVFQRKGLPDQELFSLNEGVRQLLKTELGSFFTEYLQNQLLTKGMVILRDKIRFYEGQKLLDSLAETWDFFFSDVLPTLQAVFYPVQGKEPSVRQLALLHFRNTITLGVKLEDALARAHARVPPAIVQMLLVLQGVHESRGVTKDYLRLETLIQKVVSPYLGTYGLYSGEGAFTHSCILEKHYLRRSRSGDVLAKNPVVRSKSYNTPLLNPVAEHEAEGAAAGGTGIRRHSVSEMTSCPEPQGFADTPGPGPAGAFGTSPSSPPSGPCPNRLYPPAQPPKPGPGAARGSPASSSPENLVDQILESVDSDSEGIFIDFGRGGGSGTSEFDGAGGRQSVV
- the PRR5 gene encoding proline-rich protein 5 isoform X4 codes for the protein MRTLRRLKFMSSPSLSDLGKREPAAATAADERGTQQRRACANATWDSIHNGVIAVFQRKGLPDQELFSLNEGVRQLLKTELGSFFTEYLQNQLLTKGMVILRDKIRFYEDAGLAHAQSRPTAAGELSRLSSRRRRQGPQGTFVCRPSSLGGGHPPSWVPGSPPWSPRGRLGAGHQADGSYAETPSSPRSPSPRQAALSEPDISAVWGTSQVGGGTPECRERELKRQGPFTNLVPRETSRSQAWVVWSGRLANLQSAALATRLPRTPTHHTRVSPADSWSGFPLGVLASSRGLSDTPQRPARPEPAAFTPALCSFQAEGLRVQHLAFPGDAQSQRGGTSKCPSPEGLSTCGWRCSFPLSKRLLPTRLPPWFLCRGCQGTRQTLG